In Flavobacterium sp. GSB-24, the genomic window CCGTCTTTTCCAGATTCTATAGATTCTACTTTTCCTGAAACCGCACCATTTGTATCATTTTTCATAGTTGTACAAGAGATTACAAAAGCCATTAGAAGTACAAGGAAACTTATTTTTTTTAAATTTTTCATATTTGAGTTTTAGTCACAAAGTAAGTCAAGTTTACGAAGCTTTGTTTTATGTTATTATTAAATTTCTTTTCAAAATTTATGCCAGCTGGATACAGCTTCCTGCAATGACTTTTAAATTACTTTCAAACTGTTTCCAAACTCTGATGTACTTAAGAACACCATTTATTGGATTATTATCAAAACTTCCTTTTAATGAAATAGTAACTGCAACGACAGCAGAATCGTCTATTATATTTATAATTTGATCTGAAGCTTCTAGAAAATCTATTTTCATTTTTCCAGAGCGATAGGAATTCAAATCAAATTCTTTAGTGATCGTTTGTCCATCTGGAAGATTGAATAATAAATCATCGTGCAGGATTGTCTCCAATGCAGAAACATCCGAATTTTTAATAGCAGTTAGAAGTTCTATTTCTGCATTAATAACGGTTTCTATTTTCATCGTATAAAAAATTGAAGTTACTTCTTAGGATTAAGAATTGTTTTAATCATCGCATCCTCTTTCAAGATCACATCATAATAATACAATTCTCCATACAACTGTCTCGCAAATTCGGCAGTGATATATCGGTTTACAAGCGATTTGGTTTTATCTAATTTTAAATCCAAACCTGTCATAAGAATATAGTTTTTGAATTTTTTGAAATAAACATCTGATGTTTTCATCTTGTTTAAAAACGCAGCAAAACTAAGTCCTGCAAAAGCATCTCTATTTTTATCCAATTCTTCAAAAACAAAATGGCCTACAATTCCAGTTTGTAATAGATAACCAACATTTTCATTTCCATGTTCAGCTTCCATCGGAACAAAAACGTCAGGGACAATTCCGCCGCCGCCGTAAACGATTTTACCTTTAGGAGTTTTGAATTTTAAAGAATCAGCCACTTTGATACTGTCTTTTGCGTATAATTCTCCAGTAGCGATTCTAGATTCTGATTCTTTAAAATATTCTTCGTTTCCTTTTTTATAGGGTTTCTGAATTGATCTTCCAGTTGGAGTATAATAACGCGCAACAGTCAATCTTACGGCAGATCCGTCATTAAAATCCATTTCACGTTGCACTAAACCCTTTCCGAATGAACGTCGGCCTACAATTGTACCTCGGTCATTATCTTGGATTGCTCCAGCTAAAATTTCGCTGGCAGAAGCACTGTTTTCATTAATTAAAACATATACTTTTCCAGTTTCAAAACTACCTGCCTTTGTTGCATACGTTTTTTCAGTCGTACCATTTTTACTTTTCGTAAAAACAATCAGCTGTTTGTCTTTTAGAAATTCATCTGCGATTGCTATTGCTTCTTCCATGTAACCGCCTCCATTGTCACGAAGATCAATTACAAGTGATTGAATTCCTTTTTGTTTGAGTCTTGTTAAACCAGTTTTAAATTCATTAAAAGTGGTTTCGGCAAAACGATTGATTTTGATGTATCCAACATTATTTCCAATCATCAAAGAAGCATCAACGCTTTTAATTGGAATAATATCTCGTTTTACTTTAAACTTTAATTTCTTTTGTTCTGATTTTCTAAAAACTGTCAATTCGATTTCCGAACCTTGCAAACCTTTTAATTTTGAGAATAAGCTGTCTGAAGGTAATTTTCTACCGTATAATTTGGTTTTCCCGGCAAATAAAATTCGGTCTCCAGATTTTAGTCCCGCTTTCGCTGAAGGTCCGTTTTCGATTGGTTTTATAATCGCAACAGAATCTTTATACATATAAAAATTAATTCCGATTCCGACGAAATCTCCTTTCATACTTTCAGCAACTTCTGCTTGTTCGCTTGGCGGAATATAAACAGAATGCGGATCTAATTTAGAAAGAATATTATCGACTGTAAGATTTACAATCGAATCTGTATTGACACTATCAACATATTCTGTATTGATAAAATCAATTAATTTGTTAAGCTTAGTTTTAGAGTAATTTTTAGCCAAAAGCTGGTCGCTTGCAGGAGCATTCATAAGGCTGCCCGCAATTGTTCCAAGAGCAAAAGTCGCTCCTATTACTATTGGTAAATATTTTGAGTTAAATTTCATTACTCTTCTAAAACAGGAATATGTTCTACTTCAACACCTGCCTTTATTAAAAATTGAATTCCAGAATCGTCACGATATCCGTCTTTGTACACCACTCTTTTTATTCCCGATTGATGGATTAATTTACTGCATTCTTTGCAAGGTGAAAGTGTAATGTATAAGGTTGCACCTTCGCAAGATTGTGTCGATCTTGCTACTTTTAGAATTGCATTTGCTTCTGCATGTAAAACGTCCCAGCGTGTTAGACCATTTTCATCCTCACAGCAATTTTCAAATCCAGATGGCGTACCATTGTAACCATCAGAAATGATCATTCTGTCTTTTACTATAATGGCACCAACTTGTTTTCGTTTACAATACGAAAGCAGACTCCACTCTTTTGCAATTCGCAGATAAGCTTTATCGTATTTATTCAGTTTTTTTACTTCCATTTATATTATCTGTTCCAAATCGGACTTTCAATAATCATCGGAATTACAACTCCAATAATAAAAGCCGACATTACTAGTGCCCAGTCGCGTTTTGAAAAACGGAAAACAGTCTGCACTATATATGAAATTACCAGCACAACAAAAACAACTACCAATTGAGCAGCTTCGATTCCTAGAGCAAACTCTCCCAAAGGTAACAATTTTGATGTTGCAGATCCTCCTAATATTGTTTTGAAATAATTAGAGAAACCTAAACCATGAATAATTCCAAAGAATAAAGTTATGAAAAATACCAGATTCACACCATCATTTTTAGAAGTCTTTCCTGCTGTAAACAAATGATACAGAGCGGTTACTAAAATTGTAATTGGAATAAGAAATTCTACAATATTTACTTTTATCGCTATTATGCCGTAAACGGAAAGAATTAAAGCTAATGTGTGTCCAATTGTAAACAAGGAAACTAAGAGAAAAATTCTTTTCCAGTCCTTAAATAAATACGGAACGGTTAAGGCGATTAAAAAAAGAACGTGATCGTAGGCATTAATATCCAAAACATGTTTTAATCCTATTTGAAAATAAATCCAAAATTGTGACATAGGTATTCTATAATTAAATAATTAGGGGTTGTAAACTTACGATTAATTTTCAAAATTAAAGATCTAAGCACTTAATTCATTCAATAAAAATAAGTTAAATTTTATGAGAAATTTAAAAACAATAATTTAAAAATAGGATTATATTTGTTGCATAAAAACCGATTTAATTATGCCATTTTCAGAATTATTTGATAACGAATTCAAACAAAGAAACAGAGGTCATTTCTCTGCAATTGTGCGTGTAGCTTTCGCTGACGGACATGTAAGTCCAGAAGAAAAAGACTTTTTGGACAAATTAGCTTCAAGATTAGAAATTTCAGCAGAAGAATATACAGAAATTCTTAAAGATCCGTGGAAACATCCAATAAACCCACCTTATTTATATACTCAACGTTTGGAGCGTTTATATGATTTAGCAAGAATGGTTCATGTAGATCATCATTTAGGAGACCAGCAAGAAGTTATGTTAACTCGTATGGGATTAGCATTAGGATTTACTCCAGGAAACGTAAACTACATTGTTGCTAAAGCTCTTTCATTAGTTGACAAAAAAGTAGACTTAGATACTTTCCTTTTCGAAATGGAAAATATGAACAAGTAATTTTTTAGTATTCAGTTTACAATCACAGTATTCAGTTTTTTACTGATGCTTAAATTGAAATAAAATAAAAAACCCGAGAGATTTAAAATCTTTCGGGTTTTCTGTTTTAAACTGAATCCTAACTTTTCCTCAAAAGAAACCCGACAGGTTTTAGAAACCTGTCGGGTTTGAAATGTAAGCTAGAGTTAAACAGTCTCCAAAAACTGTGACTGAGACTGAGACTGAAAACTGAATACTTTACTCAGCTGCCATAAATTCCTCAGCTTTTTCTACCATATTATAACTTCCGCAGAAAAACGGAACTCTTTGGTGCAGTTCGGTCGGCTGGATTTCCATAATTCTTCCAAAGCCGTCTGTGGCTTTTCCTCCTGCTTGTTCTGCAAGAAATGCCATTGGATTACATTCATATAATAAACGTAATTTTCCTTTTGGCGCTTTTGAACTTGTCGGATAAATATACACACCGCCTTTGATCATATTTCGATGAAAATCGGCAACCAGACTTCCTATATATCTAGAAGTGTAAGGTCTGTCTCCTTCTTCGCGCTGGCAGTATTTAATGTAATTTTTTACTCCCTGCGGAAAATGAACATAATTACCTTCGTTGACCGAATAGATGTGTCCGTCTTTCGGAAACTTCATATTCGGATGCGAAAGATAAAATGTTCCAATCGCTGGGTTTAACGTAAACCCATTTACTCCATAACCTGTTGTGTAAACCAGCATTGTCGAAGTTCCATAAATTACGTAGCCTGCTGCAACTTGATTGATTCCCGGTTGTAAAAAATCCTCGCTAGTTACCGGAGTTCCTATTGGAGTAATTCTTCTGAAAACAGAAAAAATAGTTCCCACAGAAACATTAACATCAATGTTTGAAGATCCGTCAAGCGGATCCATTAAGATCACGTACTTATTATTATGACAGTTGTCGCTCCCCTGAACTGTAATAAAATCGTCGTTTTCTTCAGAAGCAATACCACAGACAATCTCACGGTTTATTAACGTCTGGATAAATACTTCGTTTGCATAGACATCTAATTTTTGCTGGTCTTCGCCCTGAATATTCTGCTCGCCTACAGCGCCGATAATATCCACTAAACCCGCTTGGTTTACTTTATGATTGACCACTTTTGCTGCCAATCGAATAGAGTTGATAATTCGCGAGAGCTCTCCCGACGAATACTGAAATGCTTTTTGGTTCTCAATAATAAACTCTCCCAGTGTTTTATTGCGTTCTTCCATTGCTAAATCGTTATAGTTTTAATTTTAAGTCACAAATATCGCTTATTTTGTGAGAATGATTTAAAAATTATTTTGTTAGTTTGCTACTATTGTATATTTGCTAATATTTTACACAAAGCAACAATCAAAGCTCTGTTTTTCTTTGATAATATGTAGATAAAAATACGAATACATGAAATTGCCTCTTGCATGTCTTGGTGAAAACAAATGCTGCATTAGGAAAAAGCAATACTATAAAGGACAAAAAAATAACGTTTACCAATTATGAATATTAGAAAAGGAAATCCTGAAGATATGAAATCGGTGTTGGGGCTAATTCAGGAGCTGGCAATATTCGAAAAAGAACCCGAAGCGGT contains:
- a CDS encoding nuclear transport factor 2 family protein, with the translated sequence MKIETVINAEIELLTAIKNSDVSALETILHDDLLFNLPDGQTITKEFDLNSYRSGKMKIDFLEASDQIINIIDDSAVVAVTISLKGSFDNNPINGVLKYIRVWKQFESNLKVIAGSCIQLA
- a CDS encoding S41 family peptidase, yielding MKFNSKYLPIVIGATFALGTIAGSLMNAPASDQLLAKNYSKTKLNKLIDFINTEYVDSVNTDSIVNLTVDNILSKLDPHSVYIPPSEQAEVAESMKGDFVGIGINFYMYKDSVAIIKPIENGPSAKAGLKSGDRILFAGKTKLYGRKLPSDSLFSKLKGLQGSEIELTVFRKSEQKKLKFKVKRDIIPIKSVDASLMIGNNVGYIKINRFAETTFNEFKTGLTRLKQKGIQSLVIDLRDNGGGYMEEAIAIADEFLKDKQLIVFTKSKNGTTEKTYATKAGSFETGKVYVLINENSASASEILAGAIQDNDRGTIVGRRSFGKGLVQREMDFNDGSAVRLTVARYYTPTGRSIQKPYKKGNEEYFKESESRIATGELYAKDSIKVADSLKFKTPKGKIVYGGGGIVPDVFVPMEAEHGNENVGYLLQTGIVGHFVFEELDKNRDAFAGLSFAAFLNKMKTSDVYFKKFKNYILMTGLDLKLDKTKSLVNRYITAEFARQLYGELYYYDVILKEDAMIKTILNPKK
- a CDS encoding dCMP deaminase family protein, with amino-acid sequence MEVKKLNKYDKAYLRIAKEWSLLSYCKRKQVGAIIVKDRMIISDGYNGTPSGFENCCEDENGLTRWDVLHAEANAILKVARSTQSCEGATLYITLSPCKECSKLIHQSGIKRVVYKDGYRDDSGIQFLIKAGVEVEHIPVLEE
- a CDS encoding HupE/UreJ family protein — its product is MSQFWIYFQIGLKHVLDINAYDHVLFLIALTVPYLFKDWKRIFLLVSLFTIGHTLALILSVYGIIAIKVNIVEFLIPITILVTALYHLFTAGKTSKNDGVNLVFFITLFFGIIHGLGFSNYFKTILGGSATSKLLPLGEFALGIEAAQLVVVFVVLVISYIVQTVFRFSKRDWALVMSAFIIGVVIPMIIESPIWNR
- a CDS encoding TerB family tellurite resistance protein, giving the protein MPFSELFDNEFKQRNRGHFSAIVRVAFADGHVSPEEKDFLDKLASRLEISAEEYTEILKDPWKHPINPPYLYTQRLERLYDLARMVHVDHHLGDQQEVMLTRMGLALGFTPGNVNYIVAKALSLVDKKVDLDTFLFEMENMNK
- the fbp gene encoding class 1 fructose-bisphosphatase, whose translation is MEERNKTLGEFIIENQKAFQYSSGELSRIINSIRLAAKVVNHKVNQAGLVDIIGAVGEQNIQGEDQQKLDVYANEVFIQTLINREIVCGIASEENDDFITVQGSDNCHNNKYVILMDPLDGSSNIDVNVSVGTIFSVFRRITPIGTPVTSEDFLQPGINQVAAGYVIYGTSTMLVYTTGYGVNGFTLNPAIGTFYLSHPNMKFPKDGHIYSVNEGNYVHFPQGVKNYIKYCQREEGDRPYTSRYIGSLVADFHRNMIKGGVYIYPTSSKAPKGKLRLLYECNPMAFLAEQAGGKATDGFGRIMEIQPTELHQRVPFFCGSYNMVEKAEEFMAAE